Proteins encoded by one window of Deltaproteobacteria bacterium:
- a CDS encoding class I SAM-dependent methyltransferase → MLEQTEKENLSPHVCPHTISFFLDNWFRKIVQNPKRIVGPYIEPGDTVVDVGCGPGFFSIEMARRVGKSGRVVAVDLQEKMIAHVKRKAARYGLMDRMDFHQCEAHRIGLTLRADFVLAYYMVHETPSPSLFFKEVADMLKAGGRMLVVEPRFHVNKSMFAETVEAGENAGLTVIEVSKNMGGRRVLFGN, encoded by the coding sequence ATGTTGGAACAGACAGAAAAAGAAAACCTATCTCCGCATGTGTGTCCGCACACCATTTCTTTTTTTTTGGACAACTGGTTCAGAAAAATCGTCCAGAACCCGAAACGTATTGTCGGCCCCTATATCGAGCCGGGGGACACGGTCGTCGACGTCGGCTGCGGACCTGGATTTTTTTCCATTGAAATGGCAAGGCGGGTGGGCAAAAGCGGCCGGGTTGTGGCCGTAGATTTGCAGGAAAAGATGATTGCCCATGTGAAACGAAAGGCGGCCAGGTACGGGTTGATGGATCGCATGGATTTTCACCAATGCGAAGCGCACCGCATCGGGTTGACCCTCAGGGCGGACTTTGTTTTAGCCTATTACATGGTCCACGAAACCCCGAGCCCCTCGCTCTTTTTTAAAGAGGTTGCCGACATGCTCAAGGCGGGCGGCCGGATGCTGGTGGTGGAACCAAGGTTTCATGTCAACAAAAGCATGTTTGCGGAAACCGTGGAAGCCGGCGAGAATGCCGGCTTGACGGTGATCGAGGTTTCCAAAAATATGGGTGGCCGGCGCGTGCTTTTCGGAAATTAA
- a CDS encoding AMP-binding protein, with the protein MDPKEAYMRKPWLQYYPEGVPHSVEIPEKTVHELFDDMADTYAKKTALVFYGKKISYKELKESTNRFAAALTAMGVKKGDTVSLYLLNCPQYVIAYFGALKTGAKVTPISPVYTSQEVRHQLTDSQARTIVCEDMLYENVERSGVALDNVILSNIGDYLPKLKKLFGKAALSKAYQGRSAPTPDRIKQAGLHTFKDLLRQYPPDLPDVALNPREDLAALPYTGGTTGLPKAAMLTHYNMVALQEQVRSFWPFMEEGNETIIAFLPFFHIYGQVVLMLGGLTQGNTIVLFTTPDLDEILESIERYRASAFYGVPTLYEYLKEHEKADRVNWKRLKIVVCGADTLHDSTAQGWERRTGTRILEGYGMTETTAVSHTTPPDRPKKGSFGVPIPNMRAAIIDIDGTAFKPVGEEGELILNGPNIMQGYWQRPDSITEDFVEIDGEMWLRTGDLVRMDEEGYFYFFDRKRDLIKHKGFSVFARHVEETLYGHPQVKAAGVVGVPDPKVGNIIKAYVVLQSEARGKISEEEIIQYCKDNMAHYKVPGIVEFRGELPKTDVGKVSRRELREEAEES; encoded by the coding sequence ATGGATCCCAAAGAAGCCTATATGCGTAAACCCTGGCTGCAGTACTACCCCGAAGGGGTGCCCCACAGCGTCGAAATCCCGGAAAAGACGGTCCACGAGCTGTTTGACGACATGGCCGACACCTACGCCAAAAAAACCGCCCTGGTCTTTTACGGCAAGAAGATTTCCTATAAAGAACTGAAAGAGTCGACCAACCGTTTTGCCGCTGCCTTGACCGCTATGGGCGTTAAAAAAGGCGACACCGTTTCGCTCTATCTGCTCAACTGCCCCCAGTACGTGATCGCCTATTTCGGCGCCCTGAAAACCGGAGCCAAAGTGACCCCTATCAGCCCGGTATACACGAGCCAGGAGGTGCGGCATCAGTTAACCGACAGCCAGGCCAGGACCATTGTCTGCGAAGACATGCTCTATGAAAATGTGGAGCGCTCAGGCGTGGCCTTGGACAACGTGATTTTGTCGAACATCGGGGATTATCTGCCCAAACTGAAAAAGCTGTTCGGCAAGGCGGCGTTGAGCAAGGCCTACCAGGGGCGCAGCGCTCCCACTCCGGACCGGATCAAGCAGGCCGGCCTGCACACCTTCAAGGACCTTTTGAGACAATATCCGCCCGATCTGCCGGATGTGGCCCTGAACCCCCGAGAGGATTTGGCAGCCCTGCCCTACACCGGCGGGACCACCGGTCTTCCCAAAGCAGCCATGCTGACGCACTACAATATGGTTGCCCTGCAGGAACAGGTTCGGTCCTTCTGGCCTTTTATGGAGGAAGGCAATGAAACCATCATCGCCTTTCTGCCCTTTTTTCACATATACGGTCAGGTGGTGCTCATGCTGGGCGGCCTCACCCAGGGAAACACGATTGTCCTGTTCACGACGCCCGACCTGGACGAAATTCTCGAATCCATCGAGCGCTACCGGGCCTCGGCATTTTACGGTGTGCCCACCTTGTACGAATACCTCAAGGAGCATGAAAAAGCCGACAGGGTCAACTGGAAACGGCTCAAAATCGTTGTCTGCGGCGCAGACACCCTGCATGACTCCACGGCTCAGGGGTGGGAGCGCCGTACAGGCACTCGGATACTGGAAGGCTACGGTATGACCGAAACCACGGCCGTGAGTCACACCACCCCCCCGGATCGTCCTAAAAAGGGCTCGTTCGGCGTCCCCATTCCCAACATGCGTGCAGCCATCATCGACATCGACGGCACGGCATTCAAGCCCGTTGGTGAGGAGGGTGAACTCATTCTGAACGGCCCTAACATCATGCAGGGCTACTGGCAGCGCCCGGACAGCATCACCGAGGATTTCGTGGAAATCGACGGCGAAATGTGGCTGCGGACCGGTGACCTGGTGCGCATGGACGAGGAGGGTTATTTTTATTTCTTCGACCGCAAGCGCGACCTCATCAAGCACAAGGGGTTCTCGGTTTTCGCCCGCCACGTGGAGGAGACCCTTTACGGTCACCCGCAGGTCAAAGCCGCCGGTGTGGTCGGTGTTCCGGACCCGAAGGTCGGCAATATCATCAAAGCCTATGTGGTGCTGCAGAGCGAAGCCAGGGGCAAGATATCCGAAGAGGAAATCATCCAGTACTGCAAGGACAACATGGCCCACTACAAGGTTCCCGGTATCGTCGAATTCAGAGGAGAGCTTCCCAAAACAGACGTGGGCAAAGTGTCGCGGCGGGAACTGAGAGAAGAAGCGGAGGAAAGTTGA
- a CDS encoding TRAP transporter small permease subunit — MLERILKTIDAINNGIGHILSYFLFLFFGLLLMEVFLRYFFNSPTVWANELSQMLFGAYAVLGGGYILLTGGHVNVDIVYSRLDKKHKALLDIVSSFLFFLFCGMLLVYGGSLAWDSLSRFEHSQSAWNPPLYPAKLTIPLAAILLILQGIAKLIRDVLILLGKDTPATPEQQKGETL; from the coding sequence ATGCTCGAACGTATCCTCAAGACGATCGATGCCATCAACAACGGCATCGGCCACATCCTTTCCTACTTTTTGTTTCTGTTCTTCGGACTGCTGTTGATGGAAGTCTTCTTGCGCTACTTCTTCAACTCCCCGACCGTCTGGGCCAACGAGCTGTCACAGATGCTGTTCGGCGCCTACGCCGTTCTGGGCGGGGGCTACATTCTGCTCACCGGCGGGCATGTCAACGTGGATATCGTCTATTCGCGGCTCGACAAAAAGCACAAAGCCCTGTTGGACATTGTCTCCTCGTTCCTGTTTTTCCTTTTCTGCGGCATGCTGCTGGTCTACGGCGGGTCACTGGCCTGGGATTCGCTCTCCAGATTCGAACATTCCCAGTCGGCCTGGAATCCTCCGCTTTATCCGGCCAAGCTGACCATACCGTTAGCGGCCATTCTGCTCATCCTGCAGGGCATCGCCAAACTGATCAGGGATGTTCTCATCCTGCTGGGCAAGGACACGCCGGCAACACCGGAACAGCAGAAAGGAGAAACCCTATGA
- a CDS encoding ABC transporter ATP-binding protein, translating into MAVPFLEVNGVTKSFGGLKAVSDVTFNMNRDEIIGLIGPNGAGKTTLLRLITGFLKPDSGSILFKGKSITRMKTWDIVNLGVAGTFQNMRPFRRLPIIANVMVSCLCPRAMKRGEWVKRIEAKAMDALEFAGISDMALEKASTLSQGDLKRLEVARAIATEPELLLLDEPFGGLSPAETDLMAKSIHRLHKGGRFGRLHSEGPAMIIIEHKLQQLMKIVDRVIVLNFGTMVADGQPEVVCADKQVIECYLGEGGI; encoded by the coding sequence ATGGCTGTGCCTTTTCTGGAAGTCAACGGCGTTACGAAAAGCTTCGGTGGGTTGAAGGCCGTCAGCGACGTCACCTTCAATATGAACAGAGACGAGATCATCGGCCTCATCGGGCCCAACGGCGCCGGCAAGACGACCCTGCTGAGGCTGATCACCGGCTTTTTGAAACCGGACAGCGGTTCCATCCTTTTCAAAGGCAAATCCATCACCCGTATGAAAACATGGGATATCGTCAACCTGGGTGTTGCCGGCACCTTCCAGAACATGCGACCTTTCAGGCGGCTGCCGATCATCGCCAATGTCATGGTTTCCTGTTTGTGCCCGCGGGCCATGAAGCGCGGCGAATGGGTCAAGCGCATCGAGGCCAAAGCCATGGATGCCCTGGAGTTTGCCGGCATTTCGGACATGGCCCTTGAAAAAGCGTCGACCCTTTCCCAGGGGGACCTCAAAAGGCTGGAGGTGGCCAGGGCCATTGCCACGGAACCGGAACTGCTGCTCCTGGATGAGCCCTTCGGCGGCCTGAGCCCGGCGGAAACCGATCTAATGGCCAAATCGATCCACAGGCTGCACAAGGGCGGTCGCTTCGGCCGATTGCACAGCGAAGGTCCGGCCATGATCATCATCGAACACAAACTGCAGCAGCTCATGAAAATCGTGGACCGGGTGATCGTGCTCAATTTCGGCACCATGGTGGCGGACGGACAGCCTGAAGTGGTCTGTGCAGACAAGCAAGTCATCGAATGTTATCTTGGGGAAGGAGGCATATAG
- a CDS encoding ABC transporter substrate-binding protein produces the protein MKPIKPITILVMACVAVFFLIGPAWGAKTIKIGVIGPMQFVQGKGHWNGATMAAEEINAKGGVKVGGKMMKIELVKADSNEFLNVTDATNAMELLVTRDKVDFIVGGFRSEAVLAMQDIAMDYKTIFIGCGAAHPELCERVAKDYDTYKYFFRGTPFNSRFLVRTCFIQMATVGAILKQTLGLEKVKVAIAAEKAMWVDPMIKAAEGFIPKMGMEVVGIWRPSPVATDVTAELSAIQRSEAHLIFTIFSSSVGIPFARQAGELKIPAAQVGINVEAQKEGFWNATQGMGNYVMTLNTYCPGVEMNELTKPFMDTYTKKYGEAPTYTADTYSAIVYAIVPAVEKVGSLDADKLVAFMENDVHLVPSGKVAYIKDDEGRPLHDLRWGPGYLTSLGVQWQDGTMVGVWPNKWKAAEGAPEITYKGIQPYKIAPWIIEAYKK, from the coding sequence ATGAAACCGATCAAACCCATCACGATTCTGGTAATGGCCTGTGTGGCCGTGTTCTTCCTGATCGGCCCGGCCTGGGGCGCCAAGACCATTAAGATCGGCGTCATCGGTCCCATGCAGTTCGTGCAGGGCAAGGGGCACTGGAACGGCGCCACGATGGCGGCCGAAGAGATCAATGCCAAAGGCGGGGTCAAGGTCGGCGGCAAGATGATGAAAATCGAACTGGTCAAGGCCGACTCCAACGAATTCCTGAACGTCACCGACGCCACCAATGCCATGGAACTCCTGGTGACCCGCGACAAGGTGGATTTCATCGTGGGCGGATTCCGCAGCGAGGCGGTGCTGGCCATGCAGGACATCGCCATGGACTACAAGACCATCTTCATCGGCTGCGGCGCCGCTCACCCCGAGCTTTGTGAACGGGTGGCCAAAGATTACGACACCTACAAGTATTTTTTCCGGGGAACACCCTTCAACTCACGATTTTTGGTCAGGACCTGCTTCATCCAGATGGCAACCGTGGGCGCCATCCTTAAACAAACCCTGGGTCTAGAAAAAGTGAAAGTTGCCATCGCAGCTGAAAAAGCCATGTGGGTGGATCCCATGATCAAGGCCGCCGAAGGGTTCATTCCCAAAATGGGCATGGAGGTTGTGGGAATCTGGCGACCCTCGCCCGTGGCCACGGATGTGACCGCCGAACTCTCAGCCATCCAGCGGTCGGAAGCGCATCTGATTTTCACCATCTTCTCGTCTTCCGTGGGTATTCCTTTTGCACGCCAGGCCGGCGAGCTCAAAATCCCGGCCGCCCAGGTGGGCATCAATGTGGAAGCCCAAAAAGAAGGTTTCTGGAATGCCACCCAGGGCATGGGCAACTATGTGATGACTCTCAACACGTACTGCCCGGGCGTCGAAATGAATGAGCTCACCAAGCCCTTCATGGACACCTACACGAAAAAATATGGTGAAGCACCGACCTATACGGCCGACACCTATTCCGCCATCGTATACGCCATCGTCCCGGCTGTTGAAAAGGTCGGCTCGCTGGATGCGGACAAGCTGGTGGCCTTCATGGAAAACGACGTGCACCTGGTCCCGTCCGGGAAAGTGGCCTACATCAAGGACGATGAGGGCCGGCCGCTGCACGACCTGCGCTGGGGCCCCGGTTATCTCACCAGCCTCGGGGTCCAGTGGCAGGACGGCACGATGGTAGGTGTCTGGCCCAACAAGTGGAAGGCGGCCGAGGGCGCGCCTGAAATCACCTACAAAGGGATTCAGCCCTATAAAATCGCGCCCTGGATCATCGAGGCCTATAAAAAATAA
- the dctP gene encoding TRAP transporter substrate-binding protein DctP, whose protein sequence is MSTKGLSRLGLFVALALCFLVVTMTGAPAQAAEKVIKWRVQSHWPASSSSYKASLEVLAERIKERTDGRLILEPYPSGSLVPAKEIFNAVKRGMIQMGTISPAYIRDQVEVAGIAAGLPFAFKNVWECAYFHKWLGFEKMIREGAAKHGVFYSTDKVYPTELVLKKPVRSLDDFKGLKLRSSGVLQVFLTSLGAAASYLPGGEVYPSLASGVIDGAHWGAAQGAYSMKLYDVCKYHLLPGLNIAGTDAFVVNQKAIDKLPEDIQEILYWSLEEEFWKRTNQYIYLEAIVLAKAVREKGVTVLNLPPEEQKKITEIAMDMWEKEGEKGPEAAKALQMLKDYLTSLGHL, encoded by the coding sequence ATGAGCACGAAAGGACTATCGAGATTGGGTTTGTTTGTTGCGCTTGCCTTGTGTTTCCTTGTTGTGACGATGACCGGAGCACCTGCACAGGCGGCGGAAAAAGTCATCAAGTGGCGCGTGCAGTCGCACTGGCCCGCTTCGAGTAGTTCCTACAAGGCCAGCCTCGAGGTGTTGGCGGAGCGCATAAAAGAGAGGACCGACGGCCGGCTGATCCTGGAACCCTACCCGTCCGGCTCCCTGGTGCCTGCCAAGGAAATATTCAACGCGGTTAAAAGGGGCATGATCCAGATGGGCACCATCTCGCCCGCCTATATCCGGGATCAGGTCGAGGTGGCCGGCATTGCGGCGGGACTGCCCTTTGCATTTAAAAATGTATGGGAGTGCGCCTATTTCCACAAATGGCTCGGATTTGAAAAAATGATCCGGGAGGGTGCCGCCAAACACGGTGTCTTCTATTCCACGGACAAGGTTTACCCCACGGAGCTCGTGCTGAAAAAACCGGTTAGAAGTCTTGACGACTTCAAGGGCCTCAAACTGCGCTCATCCGGTGTACTCCAGGTTTTCCTAACCTCCCTCGGCGCTGCCGCCTCCTATCTCCCCGGCGGCGAGGTGTATCCCTCCCTGGCATCCGGTGTGATCGACGGCGCCCACTGGGGTGCGGCCCAGGGAGCCTACAGCATGAAGCTGTATGATGTCTGTAAATACCATCTCCTCCCGGGTCTCAACATAGCAGGGACCGATGCGTTCGTGGTCAACCAGAAAGCCATCGACAAGCTGCCCGAAGACATTCAGGAAATTCTGTATTGGTCGCTGGAAGAAGAGTTCTGGAAAAGAACCAACCAGTACATCTACCTGGAGGCCATTGTTCTGGCCAAGGCGGTCAGGGAAAAAGGCGTGACCGTTCTCAACCTCCCGCCCGAAGAGCAGAAAAAAATCACCGAGATCGCCATGGACATGTGGGAGAAGGAAGGAGAAAAAGGTCCTGAGGCCGCCAAAGCGCTGCAGATGCTGAAAGACTACCTCACGTCGCTCGGCCATCTCTAA
- a CDS encoding TRAP transporter large permease subunit: MSIELLTLLFFGALVFFLLSGLPLSFVLGGVSMIFLYFTWGPESFYMVAAQTWGAMNKFSLVAVPLFIFMAMILERSGVARDLYTMMYLWFGPVGGGLAIGTVVICAIFSAMCGISGAAVVSMGTIALPSMLERNYDKELALGCINSGGGWGILIPPSVIMILYALISGESIGRLFAGGVFPGLLLLVLVSIYIAVRCYYQPHLGPAIPKDQRGNWKEKFIALKAVILPVGIVVMVLGSIIGGITTPTEAAAMGVLGAIISSLIYRQFSWPLFKEAALRTLRLTGMIMWILFGAYCFSAAYHGMGAHQFIENIMAYIPGGPWGTIVFIQLVIFLLAMILDPAGIMMITVPVFLPIIKAHGFDPLWFGILFVINMEIGYMTPPFGFNLFYLKGIVPKGITMGDIYRSVVPYTLVELTGLVIIMIFPQIALWLPNLLL; the protein is encoded by the coding sequence ATGAGCATTGAACTCCTGACCCTGTTGTTCTTCGGGGCTCTGGTCTTTTTCCTGCTGTCCGGTCTTCCGCTCTCGTTTGTATTGGGCGGCGTCTCCATGATTTTTCTTTACTTCACCTGGGGACCTGAATCCTTCTACATGGTAGCCGCCCAGACCTGGGGCGCCATGAATAAATTTTCCTTGGTGGCGGTCCCCCTCTTTATTTTCATGGCCATGATCCTGGAGCGATCCGGCGTGGCCAGAGATCTCTACACCATGATGTACCTCTGGTTCGGCCCGGTCGGTGGCGGACTCGCCATCGGTACCGTGGTCATTTGCGCCATCTTTTCGGCCATGTGCGGCATCAGCGGCGCGGCCGTGGTCAGCATGGGAACCATTGCCCTGCCTTCCATGCTCGAACGCAATTACGACAAGGAACTGGCCCTGGGATGCATCAACTCGGGAGGCGGCTGGGGCATTCTCATACCGCCCAGCGTCATCATGATTCTTTACGCCCTCATATCGGGCGAATCCATCGGGCGGCTCTTTGCGGGGGGCGTCTTTCCCGGACTGCTGCTGCTGGTGCTGGTTTCCATCTACATAGCGGTTCGATGCTACTATCAACCGCACTTGGGACCGGCCATTCCCAAAGATCAGCGCGGAAACTGGAAAGAAAAATTTATCGCTCTCAAGGCGGTCATTCTGCCCGTGGGCATCGTGGTCATGGTCTTGGGGTCGATCATCGGCGGCATTACGACCCCCACGGAAGCGGCTGCCATGGGGGTGCTGGGAGCTATTATCTCCTCCCTGATCTACCGCCAGTTTTCATGGCCGTTGTTTAAGGAAGCCGCCCTGAGAACCCTCAGGCTCACCGGCATGATCATGTGGATCCTCTTCGGCGCCTACTGTTTCAGTGCAGCCTACCACGGCATGGGGGCCCATCAGTTTATCGAGAACATCATGGCCTACATTCCCGGCGGCCCCTGGGGCACCATCGTCTTTATCCAGTTGGTTATCTTTCTGCTGGCCATGATTCTGGACCCGGCCGGCATCATGATGATCACAGTCCCGGTATTTTTGCCGATCATCAAGGCGCACGGTTTCGACCCCCTGTGGTTTGGGATCCTTTTTGTCATCAACATGGAAATCGGGTACATGACGCCGCCCTTTGGTTTCAATCTTTTCTATCTCAAGGGCATCGTGCCCAAGGGCATCACCATGGGCGACATCTACCGCTCGGTCGTCCCTTACACACTCGTGGAACTGACCGGCCTGGTGATTATTATGATCTTTCCCCAGATTGCCCTGTGGCTGCCGAACCTTTTGTTGTAA
- a CDS encoding TetR/AcrR family transcriptional regulator — translation MMGTGTKQKMLDIARKLFWKKGYNAASLRDIADAYGCKPANIYNFFKKKEDILYEVLLEEMEQIIAPIACLEEDDIGDPEVQLRLFIESHLETTLSFRRSAKLLFDVGLDQLPPRRRKAIIAMRDRYDRIIRRIIRKGVERNVFAPVNEKLAGFMIASMITRSRLWYHPGKGVSVPELVRFINDFSLNGLKKVASRQS, via the coding sequence ATGATGGGAACCGGCACCAAGCAAAAAATGCTCGACATCGCCAGAAAACTTTTCTGGAAAAAAGGCTACAATGCCGCAAGCCTGAGGGATATCGCCGACGCCTATGGATGCAAGCCTGCCAATATTTACAACTTCTTCAAAAAAAAGGAAGACATCCTCTACGAAGTGCTGCTTGAAGAGATGGAACAGATCATAGCGCCCATCGCATGCCTTGAAGAGGATGACATCGGCGATCCAGAGGTTCAGCTTCGGCTGTTCATTGAGAGCCACCTGGAAACAACCCTCAGTTTCAGGCGTTCTGCAAAGCTGCTTTTCGATGTCGGCCTGGACCAGCTGCCTCCTCGGAGACGTAAGGCCATCATCGCCATGCGCGACAGGTATGACCGCATTATCCGCCGGATCATCCGCAAGGGTGTCGAGCGGAATGTGTTCGCACCGGTGAATGAAAAGCTAGCCGGGTTCATGATTGCCAGCATGATCACGCGCAGCAGGCTCTGGTATCACCCCGGCAAAGGGGTATCCGTACCGGAGCTGGTCAGGTTCATAAATGATTTTTCGCTAAACGGCCTGAAAAAGGTCGCATCGAGGCAATCTTAG
- a CDS encoding branched-chain amino acid ABC transporter permease encodes MDLIRYYIGKFFKLIKSEIFVLPSRIIVALFILLLLVLPLFTSNLYLLRIIILASIFAIFAASWDLLSGFTGQMNFGHALFFGVGAYGAAMLNHKLGLPPIASIPLGALAAVLVGLIIGIPCLRLRGTYLALTTLAFPIILMGLVFAFPDLTGGELGISGLKRLARSRVTNYYIIVPVTLVLVFAMWKITDSNTGIIFHAIREDEVAVRAAGINTTRYKLLAFCLAGFFAGVAGGLYAHFMRIAGPSTLEVDMSFQVVIWSVFGGVVTIWGPVGAVFILFPLLEFFRLWPELRMLMFAFVILLILLFMPQGLLPWLRDKIENECPRCKVRNIATRKNCRVCNAEIH; translated from the coding sequence ATGGATCTGATACGCTATTACATCGGCAAATTCTTCAAACTTATCAAAAGCGAAATTTTCGTCCTGCCCAGCCGGATCATCGTGGCCCTGTTCATCTTGCTGCTGCTGGTTCTGCCGCTTTTTACCAGCAACCTCTATCTGCTGCGCATCATCATCCTGGCCAGTATTTTTGCCATATTCGCCGCCAGCTGGGATTTGCTGTCAGGGTTCACGGGCCAGATGAACTTCGGGCACGCCCTGTTCTTCGGGGTGGGGGCCTACGGGGCCGCCATGCTCAACCACAAGCTGGGGCTGCCGCCCATTGCCAGCATCCCCTTGGGAGCGCTGGCCGCCGTACTGGTGGGCCTGATCATCGGCATCCCCTGCCTCAGGCTGCGGGGAACCTATCTGGCCCTCACCACCCTGGCGTTCCCGATCATCCTCATGGGACTGGTCTTCGCGTTTCCAGATCTCACCGGCGGCGAACTCGGCATTTCCGGGCTGAAACGGTTGGCCCGCTCCAGGGTGACCAATTACTACATCATCGTCCCTGTCACGCTGGTGCTGGTCTTTGCCATGTGGAAGATAACCGATTCCAACACCGGCATCATTTTCCATGCCATCCGTGAAGATGAAGTGGCTGTGCGGGCAGCGGGCATCAACACCACCCGCTACAAGCTGCTGGCCTTCTGCCTGGCCGGCTTTTTCGCCGGGGTCGCCGGCGGTCTGTATGCCCACTTCATGCGCATCGCCGGGCCGTCTACCCTCGAGGTCGACATGTCCTTTCAGGTGGTGATCTGGTCGGTCTTTGGCGGGGTCGTGACCATCTGGGGACCGGTGGGCGCCGTCTTCATCCTGTTTCCCCTGCTGGAGTTTTTCCGCTTGTGGCCGGAACTGCGCATGCTGATGTTCGCCTTTGTCATATTGTTGATCCTGCTGTTCATGCCCCAGGGTCTGCTGCCCTGGCTGCGGGACAAAATCGAAAACGAATGCCCGCGCTGCAAAGTCCGCAACATCGCGACCCGCAAAAACTGCCGTGTGTGCAACGCGGAAATACACTGA
- a CDS encoding ABC transporter ATP-binding protein: MLNVSNLTVCYDKAMIINDIGLHVDKGELVSLVGPNGAGKSTLLRAITGLVIWEKGIHRGTAEGDITLQGEVVFDNEHLEKVPAHEIAQRGLIHCPERRRPFREMTVRENLIAGAYLIKNRQEQQDSLQNVYNLFPRLQERSKQISGTLSGGEQQMLAIGRALMSNPKLLCIDEPSTGLAPIMKEEVFKKIADIRDMGITVLLVEQEVNAVFKMADRNYVLSSGKIIAEGTGDELLQDEVLRKTYLGL; this comes from the coding sequence CTGTTGAACGTATCCAATCTGACCGTCTGCTATGACAAGGCCATGATTATCAACGACATCGGACTGCATGTGGACAAGGGCGAACTGGTCAGCCTCGTGGGGCCCAATGGGGCCGGAAAATCGACCCTGCTGCGGGCCATCACCGGCCTTGTCATCTGGGAAAAGGGTATCCACAGGGGAACCGCCGAAGGAGATATCACGCTGCAAGGCGAGGTGGTGTTCGACAACGAGCATCTCGAGAAGGTCCCTGCCCATGAAATCGCCCAAAGGGGGTTGATCCACTGTCCCGAACGGCGCAGGCCCTTTCGCGAGATGACCGTCCGGGAAAACCTGATTGCCGGTGCCTATTTGATCAAAAACCGGCAGGAGCAGCAGGACAGCCTGCAAAATGTTTACAACCTGTTCCCCCGCTTGCAAGAACGCTCGAAGCAGATTTCAGGAACGCTGTCGGGAGGCGAACAGCAGATGCTGGCCATCGGTCGGGCGCTCATGTCCAACCCCAAACTGTTGTGCATCGATGAACCCTCCACCGGCCTGGCTCCTATCATGAAAGAGGAGGTGTTCAAAAAAATCGCCGACATACGCGACATGGGCATCACCGTGCTGCTCGTGGAGCAGGAAGTCAATGCCGTCTTCAAGATGGCCGACCGCAACTATGTGCTGTCATCCGGCAAAATCATCGCCGAGGGTACCGGCGACGAACTGCTCCAGGATGAAGTCCTGCGTAAGACCTATCTGGGACTTTAA
- a CDS encoding branched-chain amino acid ABC transporter permease, translating to MLLDILITTIINGSTYALLAIGFSLVFGVARIVNIAHTAFYMVAAYCIYFASHRLGLPLFAGMLAGIVIAPVLGLIVYKIFIDPIREHEAAVLIGTIALAIALQEVMLIIFSGDYLSVPPIVAGYFIFFGVKIFYQHLITFVAVLVVLGALRFLLMNTRLGVAIRATAQDREVANLMGMNESRVALITVGISITLAALTGAVVAPLTIVDPLMWKHPLIMMMAVVVLGGLGSIKGSFIAAYILGLAESLVVFLIPMGAFLKGSVALSIMILVLLLRPEGLFGVVFEEER from the coding sequence ATGCTACTGGACATTCTGATTACGACCATCATCAACGGCAGTACCTACGCGCTTTTGGCCATCGGGTTCTCCCTGGTTTTCGGGGTGGCCCGCATCGTCAACATCGCCCACACCGCGTTTTACATGGTGGCGGCCTACTGTATTTACTTTGCTTCCCACAGGCTGGGGCTGCCTCTCTTCGCGGGCATGCTGGCCGGCATCGTGATCGCACCCGTCTTGGGGTTGATTGTTTACAAGATCTTTATCGACCCCATCCGCGAGCATGAAGCCGCCGTCCTGATCGGTACGATCGCTCTGGCCATCGCCCTGCAGGAGGTGATGCTGATCATTTTTTCGGGCGACTACCTCAGTGTCCCGCCCATCGTGGCCGGCTATTTTATTTTTTTCGGCGTAAAGATTTTCTACCAGCACCTGATCACTTTCGTGGCGGTGTTGGTTGTGTTGGGCGCCCTGCGGTTTCTGTTGATGAACACCCGACTGGGGGTGGCCATCCGGGCCACGGCCCAGGACCGGGAAGTGGCCAACCTCATGGGCATGAACGAAAGCCGGGTGGCGCTGATCACCGTGGGCATTTCCATAACCCTGGCGGCCCTGACAGGCGCTGTCGTCGCCCCCCTGACCATCGTGGATCCTTTGATGTGGAAGCACCCCCTGATCATGATGATGGCCGTGGTGGTGTTGGGGGGGCTGGGAAGCATCAAAGGCAGCTTCATTGCCGCCTACATTCTGGGGTTGGCTGAATCGCTGGTGGTTTTTCTGATTCCCATGGGGGCGTTCCTCAAAGGGTCGGTTGCGCTTTCCATCATGATTCTGGTGCTGTTGCTCAGGCCGGAAGGTCTTTTCGGAGTTGTTTTCGAGGAAGAGAGATAG